tagaaataggaaaaaacaaatttccaaaagcacaagggaagtgtttctggggagacaataacccgacggacacgttgcaggaacccaaaacatggtaggtgtgttttatcatgattcatataatactgatgatggatttttaggctaatagttaggctaacacacttacctctcatcttttctttcctcacaaaaccgatagatcctccatttcttttaaatgtctcccagcacaattcttagcatattttggttcctgcaactggtccgtcggcttattgtctccccagaaacacttcccttgtgcactgttttttcctatttccgttgtgttttgtgtgcttttgcagcgtttttcttgttgctggtgttttcttaagttgcagtccgtttggcccctcagggccaccgtagatGTTGCTGTTTGTCAGTATATGCAAGAGAAAACATTGCATAACCATTAAGAATAATCATTTAAGACTGATTAAGAAATCATCAGCTAATTTACACAACAGTCATTCAGACCAAATGTTTTGACAGAtataatgtttttaatttaccAGGTAGGCCCACCCTAAAGCATACCTGATATTCTTCTTTTGACTCTAACAGGAACTAACAGGGACCTGAAACTAGTGTGATTAGACCATAAACTTATCAGAAAACGATTTAAGAGTCGATGTCTCATAGACTCTAGAACTCCTCTAGACTTCTTTTACGTAACtggaggagtcgccccctgctggccatatATTTACACCTATTTTTTCTGTACAGTCTATGGAAACAATAAATTCAAATATTACAGAAATAATTTTCTCTGTCACCCTCAGAACAAATCCTCAAGACAGTGGCTCCTACAAGTGTGTGGCTACCAACGTCTTCAACAAAACAGTCTTCACCTCCAACAGCTCTGAGATTGAAATCACAGTCAAAGGTTAGCACtcattttggggggaaaaaccCTCCTGGTCatgtttttgtaaatgtatcatggtttgtttttttgacagcAGATCAACAAAATAACATCACTCTTCTTACTCTTCTTTCAGAGTTTGTGTCAGCCCCTGACATCTCCTTCACTGTGTTAAAGGAAGAGCCACAAAATTATTTTGCAATAGTTGTCTGTAACTCAACACAAGGAGATCTGCCTATCACCTACTCGCTGTACCGTGGGAAAGAGCAGGTCATCAACATgacagtggaagagagacaTTACGTATTTAAGCTTCCTTTGGTCTTGGACCGCCACTTAGGCTTTCTCAGATGCCATGCGAGCAACGGAGAACAGACCACATACAGTCAGTGGTTGCCCTTGAATGTTGGtatgtttttaaaactgttaACAAATTACTGAGATAAGCATGTGTTTTTACAGTTAACATCTATTTGTCTTGACATCCCTTTCTGGCATCCAACAGTCCCTGTTAGTGGACCTGTGACAATGCATTATGACTACGACACTGGAGAAAACTACGCTGTAACTGGCCTGAGGTTCTACTGCAAAGCGGAGAAGGGATCACATCCACACTATCAGTGGTTCCACAACAAAACCCTCCTACAGGATCGAGGAACCTACTACCAAGTGGTGGACCAGATGCCACAACGATCGATACTCCTGCTATCTGTGGGGAGGGAAAGCGCTGGGACGTACTACTGTGAAGTATCAGACAGCTTCGACAACAGCACCGCCATAAGCAGCAAGAGGCAATATTTGGATAAAGAAGGTACAGTTGATTTGAGTCAAACATACAAATACCAGGTGACAGCTTGAATCATCTCTTCATCTTCCTCCCCCTCTAGTGCTGAACCGCATTCCTGACTTTGTAGTGGGAGTTGTATTTGGAAGTTTTGCCTTTTTGATTTTCCTGATGTCTGCTTGTTGCTGGATTGGAGTGATTTTCAGTGAGtacagatgctttttttttttcatctcattttaCAGCCTTTGCACTTGCTGCTGAGAAATAACATTATTCACATTTGTTTCAGGGAAGAGGCAGTATGGAGAAAAGTCTCTGTGAgttatttctttgtttaattCTGAAAATGCTGAAAAGTATAGTAACTATAATGTCAATGCTTCCTATGTGAAGTGAACTGTGCTACTTCCTCCAGAGtcagatttttctttgtttttattggggTGTTATCCACCATAGGCCACTGAAAGAAACAATGGTGGACGATAAGTAACAAAGTGGCCCCGcttcctgttttccttttgCAGCACAGCAGCTTTTCAAAGAACAGCAACAATGAATGTAATGTTCAAGCCTAGATTCTTCTTTGTTTGTGCTTAAATATTAAAGCTATCAAGGGAAAAACTCTACTGTATGTTAGATGCTACACCCTTCTTGTCTACAGTTAAGACTCACCATCAGACGGTTACCAGAGAGCCATGAGTAAATTTGCGATCCTGTCTTTAATGACATGTTAGATTTGGGGAGCTAAGATTGAACATGGGATACTGTGATTTGGGAATTTGGAAAAATTGGGGTTTTTATGATAATGGAACTCAAACAAGTGATCAATGTGTCTTATAAAAACGTCACATGAAATGCTACTTACTTATTTTTGACTTCACTAAAATGGGTCAGCTTTCAACAACCTAAGAGCAGTTTAAGATATGAAtaattaatgaaataaaatgaataacatGGAAGTCTGTGGGGATTGAATCACTTTGAGGCATTAAAGTAACTGTAGTTGTTTTGAATTTGGCTACTTTTTTCACACCCCTTTCTCTCCTTCCCTTGTACGGGACTGTAAAAATGTCTGTGCTTGCACACTTAATCATTCTTAAGACAGTTGTAGCCTACATGTGCATTTTGTCTCTTTGCAGGTGGAGCTTGGAGATGCAGAGAAGCAAAGCTGTATATGAGGACGAGCTGGTAAGTGGCGATTTCTTTAGTGCATTCAATGACACACTGAATGTGTTGTACCA
This sequence is a window from Oreochromis niloticus isolate F11D_XX linkage group LG6, O_niloticus_UMD_NMBU, whole genome shotgun sequence. Protein-coding genes within it:
- the si:dkey-93h22.7 gene encoding uncharacterized protein si:dkey-93h22.7 → MFASFFVVILGLCCCFKESSQFFLGRPQLYGPNEALVKTYVEFQCEVPHPPTDHEILLQIFKEDDPNKALGEYTLLEGLAGNIPMVIKKRHDGYLKCVASVQNRSISHINSTSSNLHYLKVIEPVKGARIINSGPDDFFEGETLQLICQLSAGNYISYKWLHNDQLVSPSSLRRIYDNQLTIYRTNPQDSGSYKCVATNVFNKTVFTSNSSEIEITVKEFVSAPDISFTVLKEEPQNYFAIVVCNSTQGDLPITYSLYRGKEQVINMTVEERHYVFKLPLVLDRHLGFLRCHASNGEQTTYSQWLPLNVVPVSGPVTMHYDYDTGENYAVTGLRFYCKAEKGSHPHYQWFHNKTLLQDRGTYYQVVDQMPQRSILLLSVGRESAGTYYCEVSDSFDNSTAISSKRQYLDKEVLNRIPDFVVGVVFGSFAFLIFLMSACCWIGVIFRKRQYGEKSLWSLEMQRSKAVYEDELDFSVHSDDSDLLKTAREDEFDQASESSEDEWPQIQKKTLKDELV